A region of Drosophila suzukii chromosome 2L, CBGP_Dsuzu_IsoJpt1.0, whole genome shotgun sequence DNA encodes the following proteins:
- the LOC108009520 gene encoding calponin homology domain-containing protein DDB_G0272472: protein MSILQKTSYSQLTPSGGQSLDSGSKSRIDSTVGISNETLLNKRTDGTSLVPKTITKQLLKKKTAKVVKNSRTPGTPDKKKPLKRAKSPQKKVESPAISKAIVKAEKSRESSKDGSRRSSQRFNFRDRSSRSFLPDSPADRESLKTFTSDVSIISRFSTRKRSTIKSKSSIITTGFWGPHRVHLLKTESPKKADEVQAENPVMDKVQVEIAESSDSDSIELNTMPEWDSMKALTSLLSISETETESTTELENGIQEQEDDKPAERLNFLKIFGRLPDITALSPSDSVEVIQIPNVDGKFVPTVDEGSYRSSKSDSLEDLQVENEFTENLKVKSSSSGISLEDSTGSDAEVECKIVPEKPPEEDISDFLLSIRPRLTVFNDSSSSSGEQVTSINREIVEIFLIGLINQTVRHAEITSVRLGRLLDKEKLLKELRGLANDYQSELQRNRVLEKVTTDYYVRRKEFSFVIEPKQIDTINRERLMSALVELDNRLEQMQKTEQLCQKQFQDLTLELEGARNLISEQTTQFESIVRATLCKEGHDHIKEVIDNLFREMNVVRDEMSQMREELIFIQQRLQDLKDKSEKLENLGNGMHVLEYISDQSSNNVLEQKLKERELELYQLRERKVHAIHAMAHLMNKKKINEGQLRKMKAKLKVQEKLKKDLRDRLHKGMVQHEQLKKQASKLRKNGCLMQYPDLLRDYDATVEHLESKRVVVRKLRIEHKRLERRILEVDTHIDRLTLALRKKLSFASGSLRLSSRKISKIQR from the exons ATGAGTATACTTCAGAAAACCTCATACTCGCAGTTAACCCCTAGTGGAGGACAGTCCTTAGATTCCGGCTCAAAATCCAGGATAGATTCGACTGTCGGGATTTCCAACGaaactttattaaataaaaggACTGATGGCACCTCGTTAGTACCGAAGACAATCACCAAACAGTtgctcaaaaaaaaaacagctaAGGTTGTTAAGAATTCAAGGACCCCAGGCACTCCTGATAAGAAAAAACCCCTTAAGAGGGCAAAGAGTCCCCAGAAAAAGGTAGAATCGCCAGCTATTTCGAAGGCAATTGTTAAGGCTGAGAAATCAAGGGAAAGTTCTAAGGATGGGTCACGGAGATCGAGTCAGAGATTCAATTTCCGTGATCGATCCTCTAGGAGTTTCCTTCCCGATTCTCCAGCGGATCGTGAGAGTTTGAAAACTTTTACATCGGACGTATCCATTATATCTAGATTCTCTACGCGCAAACGGAGTACTATCAAAAGTAAGTCTTCAATAATTACGACGGGTTTTTGGGGTCCCCATAGGGTACATCTTTTAAAAACTGAGAGCCCAAAGAAAGCCGATGAAGTGCAGGCAGAGAACCCAGTTATGGATAAAGTACAGGTGGAAATCGCCGAATCgtcagattcagattcgataGAATTAAATACAATGCCGGAATGGGATTCAATGAAAGCACTTACTAGTCTTCTATCAATTTCTGAGACCGAAACAGAGTCTACTACTGAACTTGAAAATGGGATTCAAGAACAGGAGGATGATAAACCAGCTGAGAGActtaattttcttaaaatatttggtCGCCTACCAGATATAACCGCTCTGTCGCCTAGTGATAGTGTTGAGGTCATACAAATACCCAATGTGGATGGAAAGTTTGTGCCAACCGTGGACGAAGGATCCTACAGATCAAGTAAGTCGGATAGCTTAGAGGATCTTCAAGTGGAAAATGAGTTCACCGAAAATCTGAAAGTAAAATCAAGTAGTTCTGGTATCAGTCTCGAAGATTCGACCGGTAGCGATGCGGAAGTCGAATGCAAAATAGTTCCGGAAAAACCACCGGAAGAGGATATAAGTGATTTTTTGTTGAGCATCCGTCCCAGACTGACGGTCTTTAATGATTCATCATCGTCAAGTGGGGAACAAGTCACTTCGATCAACAGGGAGATTGTAGAAATATTTCTCATTGGATTAATAAACCAAACAGTGCGGCATGCGGAAATAACTTCAGTTCGACTGGGGCGACTGCTGGACAAGGAAAAATTGCTGAAGGAACTGCGTGGTTTGGCCAATGACTATCAATCCGAATTGCAAAGAAATAGGGTTCTGGAAAAGGTTACAACGGATTATTATGTAAGGCGTAAGGAGTTTTCGTTCGTCATCGAGCCCAAGCAAATCGATACGATCAATCGCGAACGTCTGATGTCTGCTCTGGTGGAATTGGACAATCGATTGGAGCAAATGCAAAAGACCGAGCAGTTATGTCAAAAGCAATTTCAGGATTTAACGTTGGAGTTGGAAGGAGCCCGCAACCTGATTTCCGAGCAAACCACCCAATTCGAATCGATAGTCAGGGCAACTCTTTGCAAAGAAGGTCACGATCACATTAAGGAGGTTATTGATAATCTTTTTCGAGAAATGAACGTGGTTCGCGACGAAATGTCTCAAATGCGAGAGGAATTGATCTTCATCCAGCAGCGATTGCAGGACTTAAAAGAT AAAtctgaaaaactggaaaatcTTGGTAATGGCATGCACGTTCTTGAATATATTTCCGATCAGAGCAGCAATAACGTGCTGGAACAAAAACTTAAAG AAAGGGAGCTAGAGCTGTATCAGTTACGCGAGCGAAAAGTTCACGCAATCCATGCGATGGCCCATTTGATgaacaaaaagaaaataaacgaGGGGCAGTTGCGAAAAATGAAGGCCAAGCTGAAAGTGCAGGAGAAGCTGAAGAAGGACCTCCGGGACCGCCTCCACAAGGGAATGGTGCAGCACGAGCAGCTCAAGAAGCAGGCTTCAAAGCTTAGAAAAAACGGATGTCTGATGCAATATCCGGATTTGTTGCGGGACTACGATGCAACCGTGGAGCACCTGGAATCCAAGCGAGTGGTGGTCAGAAAGCTCCGCATAGAACACAAACGTCTGGAAAGGAGGATCTTAGAGGTGGACACCCATATCGACCGTTTGACTCTGGCGCTCAGGAAGAAATTGAGCTTTGCTTCCGGCTCCCTAAGGCTAAGCAGTCGTAAGATTAGCAAAATACAAAGATAA